The Maridesulfovibrio salexigens DSM 2638 region TCATACGGGGTCAGCAGGGGAGCGAAAATTGCTGCCAGCGATACTGTTCCCACAAGGAAAACACCGAGATACAGTAAACCGTATCTTTGCAGTTTTGAGGGTGGGGTAAGTGGTTTTTTGTTTGCCATTAGTCCTGCCCTCCTGAGCGGATACGCGGGTCGGCAAGTCCGTAGGCCATATCTGCCAGCAGGTTTCCTGCTAAAGTCAGCATGGCTCCAAGTACCAGTGAGCCCATGATCAGCGAATAGTCGCGGGCCATGACCGCTCCGTAGAAAAGTTGCCCCAGTCCGGGCAGGGCAAAGATAGATTCAATGATTACACTGCCACCGATCAGTCCCGGAATGGACAGGCCGAGGATTGTAATCACCGGGAGCAATCCGTTGCGAAGGGCATGCTTGAAAAGGACTTTGCGCATGGGCAACCCTTTAGCCTTGGCGGTAGTGATGTAGTCCTGACGCAGCACTTCCAGCATGGAAGACCTCATGAATCTGGACATCCCGGCGAGACTTCCGAAGGTATAAATAAAAATAGGTAAAGCCAGATGACGGGCCAGATCGACCATTTTTCCCCACGGTGAAAGCAATTCGTAATCAAGGGATGTCAGGCCGGATATGGGAAAGATGGGATGATAGATACCCAGCCACAGCATAAGCAGGAGTGCCAGCCAGAAGCCCGGCACGGCAAAGCCGATAAAGACCAGCACGGTCATCCCCCGGTCAAACCAGCCGTCTTGTTTCCATGCCGAATACATACCGATGGGGACGGCGATCATGAGTGTAAGGAATAGTGAAGCTATGTTCATGCCGAAGGTTAGCGGCAACCGTTCCTTGATGCGGTCCCATACCGGGCGCCGATCGCCGGACATGGATAATCCGAAATCGAATTTTGCCAGACGGGTCACCCAGTTTATGTATTGCTCGTGGATAGGTTTATCCAGACCGTACAGTTTTTCCAATTTCAGGCGTGTTTCAACCGTGGCTGTCGGGTTGAGGGTGGTTTCCATATCAGTAGGCGAACCGGGAGCAAGGTGGATAACCCAGAAGCTGATTACCGTAATGCCGATAAAGACAACGGAAACCCAAGCGAATTTAGAAAGAATTTTTAAGGCAATGTCCAGCATGGTACCTCGTTTAAAAATAGCAGGTTAGACAGCGTCAATCTGGAGGCAAGATACTTCAAGTCGACGCTGGAGGCAATAGTTTGTGTTTATAAAAAGTAAACTAATGTTGTGTTTTGTTTACAAAGGCCGATGTGAAGGCAAGCTTACCCCAAGCTGGCAGGC contains the following coding sequences:
- a CDS encoding ABC transporter permease; this translates as MLDIALKILSKFAWVSVVFIGITVISFWVIHLAPGSPTDMETTLNPTATVETRLKLEKLYGLDKPIHEQYINWVTRLAKFDFGLSMSGDRRPVWDRIKERLPLTFGMNIASLFLTLMIAVPIGMYSAWKQDGWFDRGMTVLVFIGFAVPGFWLALLLMLWLGIYHPIFPISGLTSLDYELLSPWGKMVDLARHLALPIFIYTFGSLAGMSRFMRSSMLEVLRQDYITTAKAKGLPMRKVLFKHALRNGLLPVITILGLSIPGLIGGSVIIESIFALPGLGQLFYGAVMARDYSLIMGSLVLGAMLTLAGNLLADMAYGLADPRIRSGGQD